The Centroberyx gerrardi isolate f3 chromosome 7, fCenGer3.hap1.cur.20231027, whole genome shotgun sequence genome contains a region encoding:
- the tmem86b gene encoding lysoplasmalogenase, protein MDILETDAYDKRQRRNTSCALFLYLLPFFLATAAYFYLWTPDSPPSIVAAGVKAAPTLLLAVLVLSWNGGQSVLGVAGGLVFSAVGDCCLIWPELFIHGMGAFAVAHLQYSLTFLSTRYATYSSSSWTRFLYLILFVVGGGFYIYLYPYLQKTPDSALLTPAVGVYIALIALMATLAIRTRRAATLLGSLSFMVSDLMLALQFFKVTAPLEHGNTIVMVTYYLAQLLIAVGDVKAVENKDDFSKWKRS, encoded by the exons ATGGACATCCTTGAGACTGACGCCTATGacaagaggcagaggagaaataCG TCCtgcgctctctttctctatcttttgCCTTTCTTTTTGGCCACAGCGGCCTACTTCTACCTATGGACTCCCGACTCCCCCCCTTCCATCGTGGCTGCAGGTGTGAAGGCAGCGCCCACGCTCCTATTGGCTGTGCTAGTGCTGAGCTGGAATGGAGGTCAGAGTGTGCTGGGTGTGGCGGGAGGACTGGTCTTCTCAGCTGTTGGTGACTGCTGCCTGATATGGCCCGAACTTTTTATCCATG GAATGGGTGCATTTGCTGTGGCTCATCTGCAGTACTCACTCACCTTCCTCTCCACTCGCTATGCAAcatattcctcctcctcctggaccCGCTTCCTATATCTGATCCTGTTTGTGGTGGGAGGAGGTTTTTACATCTACCTATATCCCTACCTGCAGAAGACACCCGACTCGGCTCTACTGACTCCAGCCGTTGGGGTGTACATCGCCTTAATTGCTCTAATGGCGACATTAGCCATTCGAACCCGCCGGGCAGCAACACTGTTAGGAAGTCTGTCCTTCATGGTCTCCGACCTGATGCTGGCTCTGCAATTTTTCAAGGTGACGGCACCACTGGAGCATGGCAACACCATTGTCATGGTAACATATTATTTGGCACAGCTACTGATCGCTGTGGGTGATGTGAAAGCGGTGGAGAACAAGGATGACTTTTCAAAATGGAAGAGGTCCTAG
- the aspdh gene encoding aspartate dehydrogenase domain-containing protein encodes MATSASTLRIGVVGYGHLGQFLVERILKDGAAMGLTLGFVWNRNTDKLKGSVPDELILGDLSAFTNRRCDVIVEVCHPQIVKDFGLRFLSQSHFMVGSPSALSDPDLNQQLRQAAKQHGRTLYVPSGALWGGQDIQRLNDSGALKALFIRMSKHPSCFRLTGDMLSDWTEGEGRRVLFSGSVAELCPLAPNNVNTMAAAAVAAGTLGFPGVRGEIVSDTALSDFHVVEVEVTGANGFSVHTVRRNPAKLGAVTGSATYNSFWNSLLVCKGHGGRVYLC; translated from the exons ATGGCTACCAGCGCTTCTACCCTAAGGATTGGAGTTGTGGGATATGGGCATCTAG ggCAGTTCCTGGTGGAGAGGATCCTTAAAGACGGAGCGGCGATGGGTCTGACTCTGGGCTTCGTTTGGAACAGAAATACTGACAAGCTCAAAGGTTCAGTTCCTGATGAACTCATACTGGGTGATCTATCAGCCTTTACaaacag gcGGTGTGATGTGATTGTAGAGGTGTGCCATCCTCAGATAGTGAAGGACTTTGGGCTGCGTTTCCTCTCTCAGTCTCATTTCATG GTCGGCTCTCCCTCTGCCCTTTCTGATCCTGATCTGAACCAGCAACTGCGTCAGGCCGCTAAGCAGCATGGCAGGACGCTCTATGTCCCCAGTGGTGCATTGTGGGGAGGCCAGGACATCCAGAGGTTGAATGATAGTGGGGCCTTGAAG GCTTTGTTCATCAGAATGTCCAAGCACCCGTCCTGCTTCCGGCTGACAGGAGACATGCTCTCTGATtggacggagggagaggggaggcgtGTGTTATTCAGTGGCTCAGTGGCAGAGTTGTGCCCTCTTGCTCCTAACAACGTCAACAccatggcagcagcagcagtggcagcaggAACGCTTGGCTTTCCTGGCGTTCGGGGAGAGATTGTGTCGGACACAGC GTTAAGTGATTTCcatgtggtggaggtggaggtgactGGAGCTAACGGCTTCTCAGTGCACACAGTGAGGAGGAATCCAGCCAAACTTGGAGCTGTAACAGGCAGCGCCACTTACAACTCCTTCTGGAATAGTTTACTAG tttgcAAAGGCCATGGGGGCCGAGTTTACCTGTGCTGA